Proteins from a genomic interval of Methanoplanus endosymbiosus:
- a CDS encoding ABC transporter ATP-binding protein, translating into MILDINGVEFNYKSREVLNDISFSVRPNEILTILGPNGVGKTTLLKCINRIHNPKSGSIMVENQDIMKISLPEVAKKVGYVPQHCEKGRLTAYDAILLGRRPHIVWSTSEKDIRIVDAVIKRLKMEDLAMRYIDQMSGGELQKISIARSIVQEPKLLLLDEPTSSLDLRNQQEILKIICEVVKGHNVSAVMTLHDINTALRFSDRFLMLKDNRVFAAGGSEIINPENIRAVYGVSVAVESVTGGSVVVPIAD; encoded by the coding sequence TTGATTCTTGACATTAACGGAGTGGAATTTAACTACAAAAGCAGGGAAGTCTTAAACGACATCTCATTTTCCGTAAGGCCCAATGAAATCCTCACAATTCTCGGACCAAACGGTGTTGGCAAAACAACCCTTCTGAAGTGTATAAACAGAATACACAATCCAAAATCAGGCTCCATCATGGTTGAAAATCAGGACATCATGAAAATTAGCCTGCCGGAAGTTGCAAAAAAAGTAGGATACGTTCCCCAGCACTGCGAAAAAGGACGGCTCACTGCATATGATGCCATTCTTCTCGGAAGAAGGCCTCACATTGTCTGGAGCACCTCTGAAAAAGATATAAGAATTGTCGATGCCGTGATAAAAAGACTGAAGATGGAGGACCTTGCAATGCGTTACATCGACCAGATGAGCGGCGGAGAACTTCAGAAGATATCAATTGCCCGCTCCATAGTACAGGAGCCAAAACTTCTGCTTCTCGATGAACCGACAAGCAGCCTTGATCTCAGAAACCAGCAGGAGATCCTTAAAATAATATGTGAGGTTGTAAAAGGGCATAACGTCTCAGCAGTCATGACCCTGCATGATATAAACACCGCCCTGAGGTTTTCAGACCGCTTTCTCATGCTGAAAGACAACAGGGTCTTTGCCGCCGGAGGGTCTGAGATAATAAACCCTGAGAACATCAGGGCAGTATATGGAGTCAGTGTGGCAGTTGAAAGTGTTACAGGTGGATCTGTAGTAGTACCGATAGCTGACTGA
- the cbiB gene encoding adenosylcobinamide-phosphate synthase CbiB, whose translation MAIPALIIWLSLLFDRVAGDPPNRYHPVAWLGRFISLWGRPEIYPACLQRLSGLIFSLVTALLFALPFFLFDLFTYGIIAVIAGAALLKICLALRCLEEHVESVTEAVLMGDGRSEAGMLVSRNTASLSEEELLSAAYESMAENLVDSVVSPLFYYTVAGLGGAAFFRAYNTMDAMLGYKDERRYLGWFPARMDDLLNFIPARIAGLSLIIYFFFNGSLKEAWLCMRRDAKKRPGINGGIPMALIAGGTGIRFEKPGCYTIGDPVNTLSESGKDIVTAVRYATLISALIFSAVIVLSGDIVLNILFR comes from the coding sequence ATGGCAATACCGGCCCTGATTATCTGGCTGTCACTCTTATTTGACAGAGTTGCAGGTGACCCTCCAAACAGGTACCACCCGGTTGCCTGGCTTGGCAGATTTATCAGTTTATGGGGAAGACCTGAGATATATCCGGCATGTTTACAGAGATTATCTGGTCTTATCTTCTCTCTGGTAACTGCGCTCTTATTTGCACTGCCGTTTTTTCTCTTTGATCTCTTTACATACGGAATAATTGCTGTCATTGCAGGTGCTGCGCTGTTAAAGATCTGCCTGGCCCTGCGCTGCCTTGAAGAGCATGTTGAATCTGTCACTGAGGCAGTGCTAATGGGGGACGGACGCAGTGAGGCAGGTATGCTTGTATCGAGAAATACCGCTTCGCTCTCTGAAGAGGAACTGCTCTCAGCTGCATATGAATCAATGGCTGAAAATCTGGTTGATTCTGTAGTCTCGCCTCTCTTTTATTACACAGTTGCCGGACTTGGAGGCGCAGCATTCTTCAGGGCGTACAATACCATGGATGCAATGCTTGGCTATAAGGATGAGAGGAGGTATCTTGGCTGGTTTCCGGCAAGGATGGATGACCTGCTTAATTTTATACCGGCAAGGATTGCAGGATTATCACTTATAATTTACTTCTTTTTTAATGGAAGCTTAAAGGAAGCGTGGCTCTGCATGAGGCGTGATGCAAAAAAGAGGCCGGGGATAAACGGTGGCATCCCTATGGCACTTATTGCAGGCGGCACAGGAATCCGGTTTGAAAAACCCGGCTGCTATACCATTGGGGACCCTGTCAACACTCTTTCTGAATCCGGAAAAGATATTGTAACAGCTGTCAGGTATGCAACACTGATCTCGGCCCTTATATTTTCAGCTGTAATTGTACTGTCAGGAGATATTGTGCTGAATATTTTATTCAGATGA
- the pdxT gene encoding pyridoxal 5'-phosphate synthase glutaminase subunit PdxT: protein MAIKIGVLALQGDVAEHIHAFEDAITESGLFKDYNVFALKKAEEIPSCDAIAIPGGESTTISRLIDKNHMREEFESFSGGIFATCAGMVLCAGSVDDDRLKPLSLIDIKVGRNAFGRQKDSFEAEIEIKGYKEPYRAIFIRAPVVESAGAGVEILAEIDQGIVAVRSGKHMAISFHPELTGDFRLHIDFIKNLKLTEE, encoded by the coding sequence GTGGCAATTAAGATCGGTGTTCTGGCTCTTCAGGGAGATGTAGCTGAACATATCCATGCATTTGAAGATGCAATCACTGAGTCAGGCCTTTTTAAAGACTATAATGTATTTGCCTTAAAGAAAGCAGAAGAGATACCGTCATGTGATGCAATAGCCATCCCCGGCGGAGAATCAACAACAATTTCAAGGCTCATTGATAAAAATCACATGAGAGAAGAGTTTGAAAGTTTTAGCGGCGGAATTTTTGCAACCTGCGCCGGTATGGTGCTATGCGCAGGATCTGTCGATGATGATAGATTAAAGCCACTCTCTCTTATTGATATCAAAGTCGGAAGAAATGCCTTTGGAAGGCAGAAAGATTCCTTTGAAGCTGAAATAGAAATTAAAGGATATAAAGAGCCTTACAGGGCAATATTCATTAGAGCACCTGTTGTAGAATCAGCAGGTGCGGGTGTTGAAATTCTCGCCGAGATTGATCAGGGCATTGTTGCCGTACGATCAGGTAAACATATGGCGATCTCATTCCATCCGGAACTGACAGGTGACTTCAGGCTTCACATTGATTTTATTAAAAACCTTAAACTAACGGAAGAATAA
- the pdxS gene encoding pyridoxal 5'-phosphate synthase lyase subunit PdxS yields MKLEDLRFGTELLKRGFASMQKGGVIMDVVNAEQAEIAESSGAIAVMALERVPSDIRKAGGVARMADVAKIEEIIEAVSIPVMGKARIGHFVEAQVLEAIGVDMIDESEVLTPADEEFHIDKQKFTVPFVCGARNLGEACRRIAEGAAMIRTKGEAGTGNVVEAVRHMRSISGSIRQLEGMNDQEIAMYARKIEAPFAIVKECATLGRLPVVNFSAGGIATPSDAAMMMQLGCDGVFVGSGIFKSETPEVMARAIVEAVNNFEDPLAIAGASRNLGEAMPGLDVHTLSDEEVLSTRGN; encoded by the coding sequence ATGAAATTAGAAGACCTCAGGTTTGGAACCGAGCTTTTAAAGAGAGGGTTTGCATCTATGCAGAAGGGTGGCGTTATTATGGACGTTGTCAATGCAGAACAGGCAGAAATTGCTGAATCTTCCGGAGCAATTGCAGTGATGGCACTGGAACGTGTCCCGTCCGATATCAGAAAAGCCGGCGGCGTTGCAAGAATGGCAGATGTGGCAAAGATCGAAGAGATAATTGAAGCCGTATCTATCCCTGTGATGGGCAAGGCGCGTATCGGTCACTTTGTAGAAGCACAGGTTCTTGAAGCGATCGGTGTGGATATGATCGATGAGAGCGAGGTTTTAACACCAGCCGATGAAGAGTTTCATATTGACAAGCAGAAATTTACAGTGCCATTTGTCTGCGGCGCAAGAAATCTTGGAGAAGCCTGCCGGAGAATTGCCGAAGGCGCAGCTATGATCAGAACCAAAGGCGAGGCCGGAACAGGCAATGTTGTTGAGGCAGTGCGCCATATGAGATCAATATCAGGTTCTATCAGGCAGCTTGAAGGCATGAATGACCAGGAGATTGCAATGTATGCAAGAAAGATCGAAGCGCCCTTTGCAATTGTTAAGGAATGCGCAACACTTGGCAGGCTTCCGGTTGTGAACTTCTCAGCAGGCGGTATTGCGACACCTTCAGACGCAGCAATGATGATGCAGCTTGGTTGTGACGGCGTGTTTGTAGGATCAGGCATATTCAAATCAGAGACCCCTGAAGTAATGGCCCGTGCGATCGTTGAAGCGGTGAACAATTTTGAAGACCCGCTTGCTATTGCAGGTGCAAGCCGGAATCTTGGTGAAGCAATGCCCGGCCTTGATGTTCACACATTAAGCGATGAAGAGGTGCTCTCAACACGTGGCAATTAA
- a CDS encoding DUF7524 family protein, protein MVEFEVIINKSGINSIEAPEEVDLENGENIVLNLVNNGTPLHLTVSAVNGRKFTPFLHENLFLENKVILKIPVMSDAPKGTFRIEIITGYGTVRYGIAINVTDRAIEIPEEIEEIPEPEDHTALYMKAGFTALIGAGWVLYIFGLYAPGVVPGIIPIILITAAAYIGWQYRP, encoded by the coding sequence ATGGTTGAATTCGAGGTAATTATAAACAAGTCCGGAATTAATTCAATAGAAGCACCTGAAGAAGTAGATCTAGAGAACGGTGAAAATATTGTCTTAAATCTGGTCAATAACGGAACACCTCTTCATCTTACAGTATCTGCTGTAAACGGCAGAAAATTTACCCCGTTTTTGCATGAAAATTTATTTCTGGAAAATAAAGTCATACTTAAAATTCCTGTAATGTCTGATGCGCCAAAAGGCACCTTTAGAATTGAGATTATTACAGGTTACGGTACTGTACGTTATGGCATTGCCATTAATGTGACGGACAGGGCGATTGAAATTCCGGAGGAGATAGAAGAGATTCCTGAACCTGAGGATCATACTGCTCTTTATATGAAAGCCGGATTTACAGCTCTTATTGGTGCAGGGTGGGTCTTATATATCTTCGGACTTTATGCTCCGGGAGTTGTCCCCGGCATTATACCGATAATTCTCATAACTGCCGCGGCATACATCGGATGGCAATACCGGCCCTGA
- a CDS encoding histidine kinase dimerization/phosphoacceptor domain -containing protein — translation MSRQIEESKRELSRVMELLKDEPRGLSITDISRLLNMNRNSVSKYLNMLLISGKVDMRSIGVAKVYFLSHRVPISAMLDYSSDAIVVLDEKQKVVQANDNFISFTGYNRNELIGMRIPDSSLPVITNPTVLKTTNDLLRGEGEAKEIEWEDESGDFFYLVKLIPTVFDEGNPGVTIILEDVTEIRKALREKEMLIDEIHLRVRNNLQVISSLLNMQSQGIEGEQSKEALSEAQRRLSALALVHENLHYSSDQQHINVAEYVKSLAEDISSGLSTDCSGINVEINADMDLGMDLSIPFGMMVNELLTNSFKHAFPDKRGGRIILTLKKVTPSVYTMTFEDDGAGFPVDFDRMNITTLGLSLVKNIAERQLSGSMDIISGNGTKIIINFSEENN, via the coding sequence ATGTCAAGACAAATTGAAGAGAGTAAGCGGGAACTTTCAAGGGTTATGGAACTCTTAAAGGATGAGCCAAGAGGGCTTTCAATAACAGATATTTCAAGACTGCTTAATATGAACCGGAATTCGGTTTCCAAATATCTTAATATGCTGCTGATATCCGGAAAGGTCGATATGAGAAGTATTGGTGTTGCAAAGGTCTATTTTTTATCTCACAGAGTTCCGATCTCTGCGATGCTTGATTATTCCTCCGATGCAATTGTGGTTCTGGATGAGAAACAGAAGGTTGTCCAGGCCAATGATAACTTCATCTCATTCACCGGATATAACAGGAATGAACTGATTGGGATGAGAATTCCTGATTCATCCCTTCCTGTTATAACAAATCCAACAGTCCTTAAAACAACAAATGATCTTCTGAGGGGCGAGGGTGAAGCAAAGGAGATAGAGTGGGAGGATGAATCCGGAGATTTTTTCTACCTTGTAAAATTAATACCAACAGTCTTTGATGAGGGTAATCCGGGAGTTACTATCATTCTTGAGGATGTAACCGAGATCAGAAAGGCTCTGCGTGAAAAGGAGATGCTCATTGATGAGATACATCTGAGGGTCAGGAATAACCTTCAGGTAATCTCCAGCCTTCTTAACATGCAGTCTCAGGGCATTGAGGGTGAGCAGTCAAAAGAAGCACTCTCAGAAGCTCAGAGAAGGCTCTCTGCACTGGCGCTTGTCCATGAAAATCTTCATTATTCATCAGATCAGCAGCATATCAATGTGGCTGAGTATGTAAAAAGTCTTGCAGAGGATATCTCTTCCGGCCTTAGTACTGACTGCTCAGGAATTAATGTTGAGATCAATGCAGATATGGATCTTGGTATGGATCTCTCTATACCATTCGGAATGATGGTCAATGAACTCCTGACAAACTCCTTTAAGCATGCCTTTCCGGATAAGAGGGGTGGCAGAATAATACTTACGCTTAAGAAGGTGACACCATCAGTTTATACTATGACCTTTGAAGATGATGGAGCAGGTTTTCCGGTGGATTTTGACAGGATGAATATCACAACTCTCGGTCTTTCACTGGTTAAAAATATTGCAGAGAGGCAGCTTTCCGGGTCAATGGACATCATCAGCGGAAACGGCACCAAAATAATAATTAATTTTTCAGAGGAGAATAACTGA
- a CDS encoding response regulator has translation MKEFSILIVEDDAIISMDIEQRVQKLGHKVVGVVDRAEKAFRTIIEKKPDLILMDINLKGEMDGISIADRLYKEMNIRVIYITAYSDAGMKERAEKTYPLGYIIKPIRENELNRVLEAVASELSGN, from the coding sequence ATGAAAGAATTCTCTATTTTGATTGTTGAGGATGATGCGATAATATCAATGGATATTGAGCAGAGGGTGCAGAAGCTTGGCCATAAAGTTGTCGGAGTCGTTGACCGTGCGGAGAAGGCCTTCCGTACAATTATCGAAAAAAAGCCGGACCTGATTCTGATGGATATCAATCTCAAGGGTGAGATGGACGGAATTTCAATTGCTGACAGGCTGTACAAGGAAATGAACATCAGGGTTATCTACATTACAGCATATTCTGACGCAGGTATGAAGGAAAGGGCAGAAAAAACATATCCTCTGGGTTATATTATCAAACCAATCCGTGAAAATGAACTTAACAGAGTGCTGGAAGCTGTAGCATCTGAACTGTCAGGAAATTAG
- a CDS encoding sensor histidine kinase — MIDKNNTDFSVKYYPKILNSIVLSLIATDKKGSIIWTNKEALKNFGDENNDICGENITELFSRIKTENEEKIKIEDFIPEKTGNTEYIRLKDRIYEIHNTTVGPESEILLYTIADITSLYNSGVGISRMKRIFNDIFESVRFPVAIIDKNKEEPGFKIIKTNGVFKETFMHQKSGIAKYNEEDICKSIPEICSLCPERLRVVSRWKTSSETDIYIESINRYFYLIMLPSFYMDQILLLLIDITDSKNMLSLMQNSLKEKNLMLSEMHHRVKNNLQIIKSLLRMQISEEDTSKSASALKEAESRIFSMAMVHESVYESDNYSRIEAGSHFEKLFRQTIQNYAPEKEIENQINAEKCTFTVDIAVPLSIAINELLIYSVKKSFKDSEKGRIMISVKCNRNFAEITYSDSGSRPEEAEIQEILSGESERSLGIELVKNIIIGQFEGQFSIEPIQGDEKNYMIKMKFPVG; from the coding sequence ATGATAGATAAAAATAATACTGATTTTTCTGTAAAATACTATCCTAAAATACTGAATAGTATTGTACTCTCCCTGATTGCAACCGATAAAAAAGGCAGCATTATCTGGACAAATAAAGAGGCTTTAAAAAATTTTGGGGATGAAAATAATGACATATGTGGAGAAAATATTACAGAACTTTTCAGCAGAATTAAAACCGAAAATGAAGAAAAAATAAAAATTGAGGATTTTATTCCGGAAAAAACCGGAAATACTGAATATATCAGACTAAAAGACAGAATCTATGAAATCCATAATACAACAGTCGGCCCGGAAAGCGAAATTTTGCTATACACAATAGCCGATATTACATCCCTTTACAATTCAGGAGTAGGCATCTCAAGAATGAAGAGGATATTTAATGATATTTTTGAGAGCGTGAGATTTCCGGTTGCGATAATTGATAAAAATAAAGAAGAACCGGGATTTAAGATAATAAAAACAAATGGTGTATTCAAAGAGACTTTTATGCATCAAAAATCCGGCATTGCCAAATATAACGAAGAAGATATATGCAAAAGCATACCTGAAATCTGTAGTCTCTGCCCTGAAAGATTAAGAGTTGTCAGCAGATGGAAAACAAGTTCTGAGACTGACATTTACATAGAATCCATCAACAGATATTTTTACCTCATTATGCTTCCTTCATTTTACATGGACCAGATTCTTCTGCTCCTGATTGATATTACAGATTCAAAAAATATGCTCTCACTGATGCAGAACTCCCTGAAAGAGAAAAATCTTATGCTTTCAGAGATGCATCACAGAGTAAAGAACAATCTCCAGATTATTAAAAGCCTCCTTAGAATGCAGATTTCAGAAGAGGATACGAGTAAATCGGCATCTGCACTGAAAGAGGCAGAGAGCAGAATCTTTTCAATGGCTATGGTGCATGAGAGCGTATATGAATCTGACAATTACTCCCGCATTGAAGCAGGATCACATTTTGAAAAATTATTCCGGCAGACAATTCAGAATTATGCTCCGGAAAAAGAGATTGAAAATCAGATTAACGCTGAAAAATGTACATTTACGGTTGATATAGCAGTGCCGCTTAGTATTGCCATAAATGAACTGCTGATCTATTCTGTAAAGAAATCATTTAAGGATTCAGAAAAAGGCAGGATAATGATATCAGTTAAATGCAACCGGAATTTTGCCGAAATAACATACAGCGACAGTGGCAGCCGACCGGAAGAGGCCGAAATTCAGGAGATCCTCTCCGGAGAGTCTGAGAGATCTCTTGGAATTGAACTTGTGAAAAATATAATTATTGGACAGTTTGAAGGCCAGTTCAGTATTGAACCAATTCAGGGAGATGAAAAAAATTATATGATTAAGATGAAATTTCCTGTAGGTTAA
- the artA gene encoding archaeosortase A, which translates to MRQRSNLNRQMIQTLLASISFAGFLLFLFPGKYKKIFASVGWIFLVASVFANFPEYFSENNIAYPIVAFLALPVLFITVKRCLAEDENIIMLTRGASIAYLIFAPFAYIPLLGDALILLNVEMTGFLFTALGFAYSLPEWNMFMHDIFRVEIVLGCTGIQAIAIMTGAVFTARSNTKQKIISVVTVVAFIMMMNLIRNVFVIISYTEQWFPFLPEIASNGQFGYESYFWAHNIISEFGLSLLTLIAVGYAIIIINPKIAVFIKNIADIYYRGLKDLSSEIRR; encoded by the coding sequence TTGCGTCAAAGATCAAACTTAAACAGACAGATGATTCAGACCTTGCTTGCATCAATCTCATTTGCAGGTTTTCTTCTATTTCTCTTCCCTGGGAAGTACAAAAAAATATTTGCTTCTGTAGGGTGGATATTCCTTGTTGCATCAGTATTTGCTAATTTTCCGGAGTATTTTTCAGAAAACAATATCGCATATCCTATAGTAGCATTTCTCGCACTTCCTGTACTTTTTATTACAGTAAAAAGATGCCTCGCAGAGGATGAAAATATAATAATGCTTACAAGGGGTGCATCAATAGCTTACCTGATCTTTGCCCCTTTTGCCTATATACCCCTTCTTGGAGATGCACTAATACTTCTCAATGTAGAGATGACCGGATTTCTCTTCACAGCCCTTGGATTCGCTTACAGTCTTCCGGAATGGAATATGTTTATGCATGACATCTTCAGGGTGGAGATTGTACTCGGATGCACAGGCATTCAGGCGATAGCGATAATGACAGGCGCGGTTTTTACGGCCAGATCCAATACAAAACAGAAAATAATCTCGGTTGTAACTGTTGTTGCCTTTATCATGATGATGAATCTTATAAGAAATGTCTTTGTAATAATTTCATATACTGAACAGTGGTTTCCTTTCCTTCCGGAGATCGCATCAAACGGTCAGTTTGGCTATGAGAGTTACTTCTGGGCGCACAATATCATATCTGAGTTCGGACTTTCCCTTCTTACTCTTATCGCAGTCGGATATGCAATAATTATAATAAATCCCAAAATTGCGGTTTTCATAAAAAATATTGCAGATATATACTACAGAGGCCTTAAAGATCTATCATCAGAGATCAGAAGATGA
- a CDS encoding methytransferase partner Trm112, producing the protein MKMSTYEILCCPVCKGDLTLKTDKKVILESGEEDVIEGTLRCGSCGVDYPISEGIPDLLPRDRDGIVSG; encoded by the coding sequence ATGAAGATGTCAACCTATGAGATACTCTGCTGCCCTGTATGCAAGGGAGATCTTACTCTTAAGACTGATAAGAAGGTAATTCTTGAGAGTGGTGAGGAAGATGTAATTGAAGGTACTCTCAGGTGCGGGAGCTGTGGTGTTGATTATCCAATCAGTGAAGGAATACCGGACCTTCTTCCAAGGGACAGGGATGGAATAGTTTCCGGCTGA
- a CDS encoding adenylosuccinate synthetase has translation MSCTIIVGGFFGDEGKGKIVAHVAHKDKPSIISRGGVGPNAGHTVQVGEKEYGVRMIPSGFVFPEAKLCIGSGVLVNPEVFKSEVDMVGVGDRIFIDGRCSIIEEEHIRQDKANEHLSKTIGSTGTGCGPANVARVNRVAKQAKDIPELKPYLADVSLEINEAIARGENVLLEGTQGFGISLYFGTYPFVTSKDTSASQIAADNGVGPTMIDDVIVVFKAYPTRVGEGPFGTEMTRDESHELGIQEFGTVTHRERRIGVWDGKMARYSAMINGCTIAAITGIDHVDPECFGATEYEQLTPKALEFLKQAEEDIGVPVKLISTGPEMTQIIDIRDRK, from the coding sequence ATGAGTTGTACAATAATCGTTGGCGGTTTTTTTGGTGATGAAGGCAAGGGCAAAATTGTTGCCCATGTTGCACATAAAGATAAACCCTCAATCATATCACGCGGCGGTGTCGGCCCGAATGCAGGTCACACAGTTCAGGTAGGCGAAAAGGAATACGGTGTAAGGATGATCCCTTCAGGATTTGTATTCCCCGAAGCTAAATTATGCATTGGAAGTGGTGTTCTCGTAAACCCTGAGGTATTCAAAAGCGAAGTGGATATGGTCGGAGTCGGAGACAGAATTTTTATCGATGGAAGATGCAGTATCATTGAGGAAGAGCATATCCGTCAGGATAAAGCCAATGAGCATCTTTCAAAGACCATCGGTTCAACCGGAACAGGATGCGGCCCTGCAAATGTTGCAAGGGTAAACAGGGTTGCAAAACAGGCAAAGGATATTCCTGAACTTAAACCTTATCTGGCAGATGTCTCACTTGAGATCAATGAAGCTATTGCAAGGGGCGAAAATGTCCTTCTTGAAGGAACGCAGGGCTTTGGAATCTCCCTTTACTTTGGCACATATCCTTTTGTCACAAGCAAAGATACATCTGCCTCACAGATTGCGGCAGATAATGGTGTAGGCCCTACAATGATCGATGATGTCATTGTTGTTTTTAAGGCATATCCGACAAGAGTCGGTGAGGGACCTTTTGGAACTGAGATGACCCGTGATGAGTCACACGAACTTGGTATTCAGGAATTTGGAACCGTAACACACCGCGAGAGGAGAATCGGTGTCTGGGACGGCAAGATGGCACGCTATTCCGCAATGATTAACGGATGTACAATTGCAGCCATAACAGGAATTGATCACGTGGATCCTGAATGCTTTGGCGCAACAGAATATGAGCAGCTTACACCAAAAGCACTTGAATTCCTTAAACAGGCTGAAGAGGATATTGGTGTTCCTGTAAAGCTCATATCAACCGGCCCTGAGATGACTCAGATCATTGATATAAGGGACAGGAAATAA
- a CDS encoding transposase — MFFQHFGACRFIYNWGLENKIRTYETDGKSISRFELQKMLPDLKSEHDWMKDVNSQSIQSALLNPENAFTRFFREKKGFPKFKSRKNPVQSFSVPQHYIVNFDTHKIKLPKIGWVKTKLHRKYEGAEKTATVSVTSTGKFFISILVDDGQEQPPVQHFDADTTVGIDVGIKDFATLSNGEKIENPRYLKQSLLRLKVLQKRLSRKQKGSNNRNKAKNAVAKIHEKIHNQRSDFQHKLSFRLVCENQAIALETLNVKGMLKNHKLAQHIADASWSSFVTQLEYKAQKQGKTILQIGQFEPSTKICSECGYYNRDLTLSDRDWICPDCGIHHDRDINAAINIRKFALDRQNLIGI; from the coding sequence ATGTTCTTTCAGCATTTCGGTGCCTGTAGGTTTATCTACAATTGGGGTCTGGAAAATAAGATCCGAACTTATGAAACAGATGGAAAATCAATATCGAGATTTGAATTACAAAAAATGCTGCCTGATTTGAAATCAGAGCATGATTGGATGAAAGATGTTAATTCGCAATCAATACAGAGTGCATTGTTAAATCCTGAGAATGCATTTACTCGTTTCTTCCGGGAAAAGAAAGGATTTCCAAAATTCAAATCCCGAAAAAATCCAGTGCAGTCATTTTCAGTTCCACAACACTACATTGTGAATTTTGATACCCATAAAATTAAATTACCTAAAATTGGATGGGTTAAAACAAAATTACACAGGAAATATGAAGGAGCTGAAAAAACAGCAACTGTGTCAGTCACATCAACGGGCAAATTTTTCATTAGTATTTTGGTAGATGATGGACAGGAACAACCTCCTGTACAACATTTTGATGCAGATACAACTGTGGGTATTGATGTAGGTATCAAAGATTTTGCAACACTCTCCAATGGTGAAAAGATTGAGAATCCCCGATATTTGAAGCAGTCACTTCTCCGACTGAAAGTGTTACAAAAACGATTGAGTAGAAAACAAAAAGGTTCTAACAACAGAAATAAAGCAAAAAATGCAGTAGCAAAAATTCATGAAAAAATTCACAATCAAAGAAGCGATTTCCAGCACAAACTCTCTTTTAGATTAGTATGCGAGAACCAAGCAATTGCACTGGAAACTTTGAATGTTAAAGGGATGCTAAAAAATCATAAATTGGCACAACATATTGCTGATGCATCATGGAGTTCATTTGTTACTCAATTGGAATATAAGGCACAAAAACAAGGTAAAACTATCTTACAGATAGGACAATTTGAACCATCTACAAAAATCTGTAGTGAATGTGGATATTACAACCGTGATTTGACTTTATCTGATAGAGACTGGATTTGTCCGGATTGTGGGATACATCATGACCGGGATATTAATGCCGCAATAAATATCAGGAAATTTGCTTTAGATAGACAGAATCTAATTGGAATATAA
- a CDS encoding ArsR/SmtB family transcription factor, which yields MDNFGLDKNLPCSIEKTLCDCGGIKGIIETIPDKDKISEMSGLFSAGSDPIRMTILEMLKVHKLCVCIIKQVLEIPDSKLSYHLKILQNSGLITGEAHGTWIIYRLTDKGEIFMDSLSGFKKIKDVDKNI from the coding sequence TTGGATAATTTTGGACTTGATAAAAATCTTCCATGCAGTATTGAAAAAACTCTGTGTGATTGCGGCGGTATAAAAGGAATAATAGAGACAATACCTGACAAAGATAAGATTTCAGAGATGAGCGGGCTTTTTTCAGCAGGATCAGATCCAATAAGAATGACAATTCTGGAAATGCTGAAGGTCCATAAACTGTGTGTCTGTATCATTAAACAGGTACTTGAAATTCCGGATTCAAAACTATCATACCACCTTAAAATACTGCAAAACTCCGGGCTTATCACAGGTGAGGCCCACGGAACCTGGATTATTTACAGGCTGACAGATAAAGGTGAAATATTTATGGATAGCCTGTCCGGCTTTAAAAAAATCAAAGACGTGGATAAAAATATATAA